The proteins below come from a single Poecilia reticulata strain Guanapo linkage group LG5, Guppy_female_1.0+MT, whole genome shotgun sequence genomic window:
- the LOC103465123 gene encoding parapinopsin-like, producing MSFRRSFCVHHVQEAMQPNAWFYMEEPPLSRAGFIVLSVIMAFFTIPAIVLNGTVIIVSLMHKQLRQPLNYALVNMAAADLGTAMTGGVLSVVNNAQGYFSLGRTGCVVEGFTVSLCGVTSLCTVALIAVERMFVVCKPLGQITFQKKHAVGGIVLSWLWSLAWNLPPLFGWGRYDLEGVGTNCAPDWHNTDPNNVSYLIAYFAVCFAFPLTLILVSYAKLLWTLHQVSKMACVEGGAVAKGEMKVASMVILMVLSFLVAWLPYAGLAMFVVCRPDAKIHPLVGSLPVYLAKSSTAYNPIIYILLNKQFRKYAVPFLLCRKEMVEEDEASEATTTVEAVSINKVAPS from the exons ATGAGCTTTAGACGATCTTTCTGCGTGCATCATGTCCAGGAAG CAATGCAGCCAAATGCTTGGTTCTACATGGAGGAGCCCCCTCTCTCACGAGCTGGCTTCATTGTGCTCTCCGTCATCATGGCCTTTTTTACCATTCCTGCCATTGTGCTGAACGGTACAGTGATCATCGTGTCCCTCATGCACAAGCAGCTGAGGCAGCCGCTCAACTACGCTCTGGTGAACATGGCCGCAGCCGACCTGGGCACAGCGATGACCGGGGGGGTGCTGTCGGTGGTCAACAACGCCCAGGGGTATTTCTCCCTGGGCAGGACAGGCTGTGTGGTGGAGGGCTTCACTGTGTCCTTGTGTG GCGTCACGTCCCTGTGCACAGTGGCTCTGATCGCAGTGGAGAGGATGTTTGTGGTGTGCAAGCCTCTGGGACAGATAACCTTCCAGAAGAAGCATGCTGTCGGAGGCATAGTCTTGTCCTGGCTCTGGTCTCTTGCCTGGAACTTGCCCCCGCTCTTCGGCTGGGGCAGGTACGACCTGGAGGGCGTCGGGACGAACTGCGCACCAGACTGGCACAACACAGACCCCAACAATGTCTCCTACCTCATTGCTTACTTTGCTGTGTGTTTTGCCTTTCCTCTCACTCTGATCCTGGTCTCGTATGCAAAACTGCTGTGGACGTTACACCAG GTTTCAAAGATGGCCTGTGTGGAGGGAGGAGCAGTAGCTAAGGGGGAGATGAAGGTGGCGTCCATGGTGATTCTGATGGTGCTGTCATTCCTGGTCGCCTGGCTGCCGTACGCCGGTCTGGCCATGTTTGTAGTCTGCAGGCCTGATGCAAAGATTCATCCGCTGGTGGGCTCGCTGCCGGTTTACCTGGCGAAAAGCAGCACTGCGTACAATCCCATCATCTACATTTTGCTCAACAAACAG TTTCGTAAGTACGCTGTGCCCTTCCTGCTCTGCAGGAAGGAGATGGTGGAGGAAGACGAGGCGTCAGAGGCGACAACCACTGTGGAAGCCGTGTCTATAAATAAAGTGGCTCCAAGTTGA